In Paracoccus aerodenitrificans, the following are encoded in one genomic region:
- the infB gene encoding translation initiation factor IF-2 codes for MSDTDGKKTLGLGGNRSGQVKQSFSHGRTKNVVVETKRKRVVVPKPGAAAGDKSRPTVTPQNAAKAVASSSKRPAGISDAEMERRLKALAAAKAREAEEAEARAAEEKAREEERERRRAEAEAKEREEREREELLRAKEEEEARKAEEARLRAQKKEEVRKPEPAKEASPADAAAAQAAASRAETKGVSNRGAGRNERGRETRPDDRDSRGKGDRNNRRSGKLSVTSALEGEGGRQRSLAAMKRKQERAKQKAMGGAQRAEKQAREVQLPETIVVQELANRMAERAADVVKSLMQMGMMVNMNQPIDADTAELVIEEFGHKAVRVSDADVEQVIDTVDDKAEDLQSRPPIITIMGHVDHGKTSLLDAIRKANVVSGEAGGITQHIGAYQVKTDSGAVLSFLDTPGHAAFTSMRARGANVTDIVVLVVAADDAVMPQTVEAINHAKAAKVPMIVAINKIDKPEANAQKVRTDLLQHEVIVEQLSGDVQDVEVSAQTGQGLDALLEAIALQAEILELKANPDRAAQGAVIEAKLDVGRGPVATVLVQNGTLRRGDIFVVGEQWGKVRALINDQGDRVDEAGPSVPVEVLGLNGTPEAGDVLNVVETEAQAREIAEYRQEAAKDKRAAAGAAVTLDQMLAQAKADENVAELPVVVKADVQGSAEAIVQALEKLGNDEVRIRVLHYGVGAITESDVGLAEASRAPVIGFNVRANAPARNSANQKGVEIRYYSIIYDLVDDIKAAASGLLSAEVRENFIGYAEIREVFKVTGVGKVAGCLVTEGVARRSAGVRLLRDNVVIHEGTLKTLKRFKDEVKEVQSGQECGMAFENYDDIRQGDVIEIFEREEIERTL; via the coding sequence ATGAGCGACACAGACGGCAAAAAGACACTCGGCCTTGGCGGGAACCGCTCTGGGCAGGTGAAACAAAGCTTCAGCCACGGGCGGACGAAAAACGTCGTGGTGGAAACCAAGCGTAAGCGCGTTGTGGTTCCGAAGCCGGGTGCGGCGGCGGGCGACAAGTCGCGTCCGACGGTCACACCGCAGAACGCGGCGAAGGCTGTCGCATCCTCCTCCAAGCGCCCCGCCGGGATCTCGGATGCGGAAATGGAACGCCGTCTCAAGGCCTTGGCAGCCGCGAAGGCCCGTGAGGCCGAAGAGGCCGAGGCCCGCGCCGCCGAAGAAAAGGCCCGCGAGGAAGAACGCGAACGCCGTCGCGCCGAGGCCGAGGCCAAGGAACGCGAAGAGCGTGAGCGTGAGGAACTGCTTCGCGCCAAGGAAGAAGAAGAGGCCCGCAAGGCCGAAGAAGCCCGGCTGCGTGCTCAGAAAAAAGAAGAAGTCCGCAAGCCGGAACCTGCCAAAGAGGCCAGCCCTGCCGATGCAGCGGCTGCTCAGGCGGCGGCATCCCGTGCGGAAACCAAGGGCGTGTCGAATCGGGGCGCCGGTCGCAACGAGCGCGGTCGTGAAACCCGTCCCGACGACCGTGATTCGCGCGGCAAGGGCGACCGTAACAATCGCCGCTCCGGCAAGCTGTCGGTAACAAGCGCCCTTGAGGGCGAAGGCGGACGTCAGCGCAGCCTCGCGGCAATGAAGCGCAAGCAGGAACGCGCCAAGCAAAAAGCGATGGGCGGCGCTCAGCGGGCCGAGAAACAGGCCCGTGAGGTTCAGTTGCCGGAAACCATCGTCGTGCAGGAGCTTGCCAACCGTATGGCCGAGCGTGCTGCCGATGTGGTCAAGTCGCTGATGCAGATGGGCATGATGGTCAATATGAACCAGCCCATCGATGCCGACACGGCAGAGCTGGTGATCGAGGAATTCGGTCACAAGGCGGTCCGGGTCTCTGACGCGGATGTCGAACAGGTCATCGACACGGTTGACGACAAGGCCGAAGATCTGCAATCCCGCCCGCCGATCATCACCATCATGGGCCATGTCGATCACGGCAAGACCTCGCTTCTGGACGCGATCCGCAAGGCGAATGTGGTGTCGGGCGAGGCTGGCGGTATCACCCAGCATATCGGCGCCTATCAGGTGAAAACCGATTCGGGTGCCGTGCTGAGCTTCCTCGATACACCCGGCCACGCGGCCTTCACCTCGATGCGGGCACGCGGTGCCAATGTCACCGATATCGTGGTTCTGGTCGTTGCCGCCGACGATGCGGTGATGCCGCAGACGGTTGAGGCGATCAACCACGCCAAGGCGGCGAAAGTGCCGATGATCGTTGCGATCAACAAGATCGACAAGCCCGAGGCCAATGCGCAGAAGGTCCGTACCGATCTGCTGCAGCACGAGGTCATCGTGGAACAGCTTTCCGGCGATGTGCAGGATGTCGAAGTGTCCGCGCAGACCGGTCAGGGGCTGGATGCGCTGCTGGAAGCGATCGCGCTTCAGGCTGAGATCCTCGAACTGAAAGCCAACCCGGACCGTGCCGCTCAGGGCGCGGTGATCGAGGCCAAGCTGGATGTCGGTCGCGGTCCGGTCGCGACGGTTCTGGTGCAGAACGGTACTCTGCGTCGCGGCGATATCTTCGTCGTGGGCGAGCAATGGGGTAAGGTTCGCGCACTCATCAACGATCAGGGCGACCGCGTGGACGAAGCCGGGCCATCGGTTCCGGTCGAGGTGCTTGGCCTGAACGGCACACCCGAAGCGGGCGACGTGCTGAACGTGGTCGAGACCGAGGCTCAGGCGCGTGAAATCGCTGAATATCGTCAGGAGGCCGCGAAAGATAAGCGTGCCGCTGCCGGTGCTGCCGTGACGCTCGATCAGATGCTGGCGCAGGCCAAGGCCGATGAAAACGTGGCCGAACTGCCGGTGGTGGTAAAAGCCGACGTGCAGGGCTCGGCCGAGGCGATTGTCCAGGCGCTTGAGAAGCTCGGCAATGATGAGGTTCGCATCCGCGTTCTGCATTACGGCGTCGGCGCGATCACGGAATCCGATGTCGGCCTTGCCGAGGCGTCCCGCGCCCCGGTGATCGGCTTCAACGTCCGTGCCAATGCCCCGGCCCGTAACTCTGCCAACCAGAAGGGCGTCGAGATCCGTTACTACTCGATCATCTATGATCTGGTGGACGATATCAAAGCCGCCGCTTCCGGTCTGCTTTCCGCAGAGGTCCGTGAGAACTTCATCGGCTATGCCGAAATTCGTGAGGTGTTCAAGGTGACGGGTGTCGGCAAGGTCGCCGGCTGTCTGGTCACCGAGGGCGTTGCCCGCCGCTCGGCTGGCGTTCGTCTGCTGCGCGACAACGTGGTGATCCACGAAGGCACGCTGAAGACGCTGAAGCGCTTCAAGGACGAAGTAAAGGAAGTCCAGTCGGGTCAGGAATGCGGCATGGCGTTCGAGAATTATGACGATATCCGTCAGGGCGACGTGATCGAAATCTTCGAGCGCGAAGAGATTGAGCGGACGCTGTAA
- a CDS encoding RNA-binding protein produces the protein MTRGGRDKTDEVAERRCLVTREVQPKAGLIRFVLGPDGIVAPDLAEKLPGRGFWLTADRAVIDKAVAKGAFSHGAKAKAEAPDGLADLIEAGLAKRVVELISLARKSGDAVAGYEKVKDWLAAGRVKVLLQASDGSDRGKGKLWTPEGARWFGCLTASELGLAFGRDHVIHSALSKGGLAEKTIRDAGRLNGLRGQSAIRAGKE, from the coding sequence ATGACGCGGGGCGGACGCGACAAGACAGACGAGGTCGCCGAACGGCGCTGCCTCGTGACGCGCGAGGTTCAGCCGAAAGCGGGTCTGATCCGCTTTGTGCTGGGGCCTGACGGCATCGTCGCGCCCGATCTTGCGGAGAAACTGCCCGGACGCGGATTCTGGTTGACCGCGGATCGTGCGGTGATCGACAAGGCCGTCGCAAAGGGCGCGTTTTCGCATGGGGCGAAGGCAAAGGCCGAAGCGCCGGACGGGCTGGCGGATCTGATCGAAGCGGGGCTGGCGAAGCGCGTGGTCGAGCTGATTTCTCTGGCACGGAAATCCGGAGACGCGGTTGCCGGGTATGAAAAGGTCAAGGACTGGCTTGCGGCCGGTCGGGTGAAGGTTCTTCTTCAGGCGTCGGACGGTTCGGACCGCGGCAAGGGGAAGCTATGGACACCGGAAGGGGCGCGTTGGTTTGGTTGCCTCACCGCATCAGAATTGGGTTTGGCTTTCGGGCGCGATCATGTCATACACAGCGCGCTTTCAAAGGGCGGACTCGCGGAAAAAACTATCCGGGACGCCGGCAGGCTGAATGGCCTGCGGGGGCAATCGGCCATCCGGGCCGGGAAGGAATAA
- a CDS encoding Ldh family oxidoreductase: MAEGIVIGVDDLERQVAAIFSDAGLTRLQADCVARVIVAGERDACKSHGIYRIEGCLRTVAAEKVDPKAVPELADDGTAVIRVDAKGAFSPAAFAMGAPVLAQRAKELGLAALVINSCTHFSALWPEIEVLTDQGLAAMAMCPSYSSVAPTGGNAALLGTSPIAFGWPRPDRPPYVFDIATSVVARGEIELHRRSGKPMPEGWAIDKAGAPTTDPEAALQGALLPFGGHKGSAISTMIELLAGAMIGDLTSPEAMDYLGDMSLLPHHGELVLAFSPEKFSASRTDDPFQRAEMLLEAIIGQGARLPSQRRFAAREISLRDGISLSTKEIDSLERLRQDALRIGKTG; the protein is encoded by the coding sequence ATGGCAGAGGGGATTGTGATCGGCGTCGATGATCTGGAACGGCAGGTTGCGGCGATTTTCAGCGATGCCGGGCTGACAAGGCTACAGGCCGATTGCGTCGCCCGCGTTATCGTTGCCGGCGAAAGGGATGCCTGCAAATCGCATGGGATCTACCGGATCGAGGGTTGCCTGCGCACGGTTGCCGCCGAGAAGGTCGATCCGAAAGCCGTTCCCGAACTGGCCGATGACGGCACTGCCGTGATCCGCGTAGATGCGAAAGGCGCGTTCTCGCCTGCCGCATTCGCGATGGGCGCACCGGTTCTTGCGCAGAGGGCGAAAGAGCTTGGGCTGGCGGCTCTGGTCATCAACTCCTGCACGCATTTCTCGGCGCTCTGGCCGGAAATCGAGGTGCTGACCGATCAGGGGCTGGCGGCGATGGCGATGTGTCCCAGCTATTCCTCGGTCGCGCCGACCGGGGGGAATGCGGCGCTGCTTGGCACCAGCCCGATCGCATTCGGCTGGCCGCGACCGGATCGCCCGCCTTATGTGTTCGACATTGCGACCTCGGTCGTTGCACGCGGCGAGATCGAGCTGCATCGCCGCAGCGGAAAGCCGATGCCGGAAGGCTGGGCCATCGACAAGGCCGGAGCGCCAACCACCGACCCAGAAGCCGCATTGCAAGGTGCGCTGCTGCCTTTTGGCGGTCACAAGGGATCGGCGATCTCGACCATGATCGAGCTTCTCGCCGGGGCCATGATCGGCGACCTCACCAGCCCCGAGGCAATGGATTATCTGGGCGATATGTCCCTGCTGCCGCATCACGGAGAGCTGGTTCTGGCCTTCAGCCCGGAAAAATTCTCGGCCAGCCGGACCGATGATCCGTTTCAGCGGGCGGAGATGCTGCTTGAGGCGATTATCGGGCAAGGGGCGCGGCTGCCCTCTCAGCGCCGCTTTGCCGCGCGGGAGATTTCGCTGCGTGACGGGATCAGCTTATCCACGAAGGAAATCGATTCGCTTGAGCGGCTGCGGCAGGATGCCCTGCGGATTGGAAAAACAGGCTGA
- the tspO gene encoding tryptophan-rich sensory protein TspO, giving the protein MAGFYFLILLSACAAAAATGSVFLPGEWYRSLKKPSWTPPKKAFPIVWTALYVISAFAATRIALSANPAPGLALWSLQIALNTLWTPVFFGARRMGMGMIVIAVLWVVLAAIIPVFLQADLLAGLLMIPYLVWISIAAGLNWRIWRDNRDLA; this is encoded by the coding sequence ATGGCCGGATTCTATTTCCTGATCCTCCTTTCGGCCTGCGCCGCTGCCGCTGCGACGGGAAGCGTCTTTCTGCCGGGTGAGTGGTACAGATCACTGAAAAAACCGTCCTGGACGCCACCCAAAAAGGCGTTCCCGATCGTCTGGACGGCGCTCTATGTCATCTCGGCTTTTGCGGCAACGCGCATCGCGCTGAGTGCTAACCCCGCGCCGGGTCTTGCCCTGTGGTCGTTGCAGATCGCGCTTAACACCCTGTGGACGCCGGTTTTCTTCGGAGCGCGGCGCATGGGGATGGGCATGATCGTCATCGCGGTCCTTTGGGTGGTGCTGGCCGCGATCATTCCGGTTTTCCTGCAGGCGGACCTTCTGGCCGGGCTGCTGATGATCCCGTACCTTGTCTGGATCAGCATTGCCGCAGGGCTGAACTGGCGCATCTGGCGCGATAATCGCGATTTGGCTTGA
- the rimP gene encoding ribosome maturation factor RimP, with translation MSNDLIAKTAIDRRLAEILIPVIEDMGFELVRVRLQGGKTATLQIMADRPEGGINVDDCADISTMVSATLDVEDPIEDKYMLEVSSPGIDRPLTRLKDFETYEGYEAKLETAQQIDGRKRFTGVLAGVEGDDVLINIEVGAETQTIGLNFDWLADAKLLLTDELIAEMLRQKKEAGVEIENLDESMFDEVQTEDGSADDAATKE, from the coding sequence ATGTCGAACGACCTGATTGCCAAGACCGCGATTGACCGCCGACTTGCGGAAATCCTGATCCCCGTAATCGAGGATATGGGATTCGAACTGGTGCGCGTCCGGCTGCAGGGCGGCAAGACCGCGACGCTGCAAATCATGGCAGACCGTCCCGAGGGCGGCATCAATGTCGATGACTGCGCCGATATTTCCACGATGGTCAGTGCCACGCTGGATGTGGAAGACCCGATCGAGGATAAATACATGCTGGAGGTGTCCAGCCCCGGCATCGACCGTCCCCTGACCCGGCTGAAGGATTTCGAAACCTATGAGGGTTACGAAGCCAAGCTGGAAACCGCTCAGCAGATTGACGGGCGGAAGCGTTTTACCGGCGTGCTGGCCGGTGTGGAAGGCGATGACGTGCTGATCAATATCGAGGTCGGGGCCGAGACCCAGACCATCGGGCTGAATTTCGACTGGCTGGCCGATGCCAAGCTGCTGCTGACCGATGAACTCATCGCGGAAATGCTGCGCCAGAAGAAGGAAGCCGGGGTCGAGATCGAAAATCTCGACGAATCCATGTTCGACGAAGTGCAAACGGAAGACGGCTCGGCTGACGATGCCGCAACGAAGGAGTAA
- a CDS encoding MarR family winged helix-turn-helix transcriptional regulator has translation MRQLRDQAAETRMTMNDFNLDDFLPYLLNNAAEATGRDFATHYRTRYGMSRAQWRIIAHLGGFGALTASDICARGYLEKSKVSRAVAILEEEGLLKRQPSSTDRRAEMLILTDMGRQVHQELAETAQQFQADLVKRLGPERAKLFKELLTELTSDPPE, from the coding sequence ATGCGACAGTTGCGCGATCAGGCGGCAGAGACCCGGATGACGATGAACGATTTCAACCTTGACGATTTTCTGCCCTATCTGCTGAACAATGCGGCGGAAGCCACCGGGCGCGATTTCGCGACCCATTATCGCACCCGCTATGGCATGAGCCGTGCACAATGGCGCATCATCGCGCATCTGGGCGGTTTCGGTGCGCTGACCGCATCCGATATCTGCGCAAGGGGCTATCTGGAGAAGTCCAAAGTATCTCGCGCGGTCGCCATTCTGGAGGAGGAAGGGCTGCTGAAGCGGCAGCCCTCATCGACGGACCGGCGGGCGGAAATGCTGATCCTGACGGACATGGGGCGGCAGGTGCATCAGGAACTGGCTGAGACCGCGCAGCAGTTTCAGGCGGATCTTGTCAAGCGTCTTGGCCCGGAACGTGCGAAGCTTTTTAAGGAATTGCTGACCGAACTGACCTCTGATCCGCCGGAGTGA
- the cobA gene encoding uroporphyrinogen-III C-methyltransferase, whose protein sequence is MAGFVSFVSSGPGDPELLTRRAADRLSRADVVLYDDLSSGPILALAAQATLIPVGKRAGRPSAKQEAVNALILEHANAGRRVVRLKSGDAGMFGRLEEELAVVRKAGLAFEIVPGVSSVNAAAAVAGLPLTRRLTARRVQYLTGADVTGKLPEDLNWAALADPKAVTVIFMGQRSFPSLAQRLIRHGLPADTPALIAEAVTQENQRLRRGTVARLAAMLEAEGPSRSPALIFYGPLAEISDISTEILPD, encoded by the coding sequence ATGGCTGGGTTTGTTTCCTTCGTTTCGTCAGGGCCAGGTGATCCCGAGCTGCTGACCCGCCGCGCCGCCGACAGGCTCTCGCGGGCGGATGTCGTGCTATATGACGATCTGTCCTCTGGCCCGATTCTGGCGCTTGCCGCGCAGGCGACGCTGATCCCGGTGGGCAAGCGGGCAGGGCGGCCAAGCGCCAAGCAGGAAGCCGTGAATGCGCTGATCCTTGAACATGCAAATGCCGGGCGGCGCGTGGTCCGGCTGAAATCCGGCGATGCGGGCATGTTCGGCAGGCTGGAGGAAGAACTCGCCGTGGTGCGCAAGGCGGGGCTGGCATTCGAGATCGTGCCGGGCGTGTCCTCGGTCAATGCGGCGGCGGCGGTGGCGGGGCTGCCTCTGACGCGGCGGCTGACGGCCCGGCGTGTGCAATATCTGACCGGCGCGGATGTGACCGGCAAGCTGCCGGAAGATCTGAACTGGGCGGCGCTTGCCGATCCGAAGGCGGTGACCGTTATCTTCATGGGGCAGCGCAGCTTTCCGTCACTGGCGCAGCGCCTGATCCGGCACGGCCTGCCCGCAGACACCCCCGCCCTGATCGCCGAGGCCGTCACGCAGGAAAATCAGCGCCTGCGTCGCGGCACCGTCGCCCGGCTAGCGGCGATGCTTGAGGCCGAAGGGCCAAGCCGCTCACCCGCGCTGATCTTCTATGGCCCGCTTGCCGAGATTTCCGACATATCGACGGAAATCCTGCCGGACTGA
- a CDS encoding VOC family protein encodes MMQIDHVQLAIPEGSENLCAPFWIAAGFTEIAKPEKLRARGGAWYRSGSAELHLGVEADFRPAAKAHPAFGTDEIDAIADRLAKARAPVRWDEEIAGRRRFFTEDPCGNRVEFLEAG; translated from the coding sequence ATGATGCAGATCGACCATGTGCAGCTTGCCATTCCGGAAGGCTCGGAAAATCTGTGTGCGCCGTTCTGGATCGCAGCCGGGTTCACCGAGATCGCAAAGCCCGAAAAGCTGCGGGCGCGGGGCGGTGCGTGGTATCGCTCTGGCTCGGCTGAGCTTCATCTGGGGGTAGAGGCCGATTTCCGTCCTGCCGCCAAGGCGCATCCGGCCTTCGGGACGGACGAGATCGACGCAATCGCGGATCGTCTGGCAAAGGCCCGAGCGCCGGTCCGTTGGGATGAGGAAATTGCTGGCAGACGGCGTTTCTTCACCGAGGACCCTTGCGGAAACAGGGTCGAGTTTCTGGAAGCGGGTTAA
- the nusA gene encoding transcription termination factor NusA, translated as MAITSANQLELLQTAEAVAREKMIEPELVIEAMEDSLARAAKSRYGAEMDIRVSIDRKTGNATFTRVRTVVEDEEVENYQAEFNPEQAKPYFEPQKSGQSVWLREGAPVEDFAGGPQIGDVFQEQVPPVELGRIAAQSAKQVILQRVREAERDRQYEEFKDRAGTIINGIVKREEYGNIVVDVGRGEAILRRNEKIGRESYRPNDRIRAYVKDVRRETRGPQIFLSRTDPQFMAELFKMEVPEIYDGVIEIKAVARDPGSRAKIAVISYDNSIDPVGACVGMRGSRVQAVVGELQGEKIDIIPWSEDQATFLVNALQPAEVAKVVVDEEAVRIEVVVPEEQLSLAIGRRGQNVRLASQLTGLDIDILTEEEESKRRQAEFNARTKLFMDNLDLDEFFAQLLVAEGFTNLEEVAYVEQDELLSIDGVDEGTADELQARARDVIEAANREALENARKLGVEDSLVEFEGLTPQMVEALAKDGVKTLEDFATCADWELAGGWTTVDGQRVKDEGLLEPFGVSLEDAQDMVMTARVMLGWVDPTELAGEEPAEDADTESEEAGA; from the coding sequence ATGGCAATCACCTCTGCCAACCAGCTTGAACTGCTGCAAACCGCCGAGGCCGTGGCCCGCGAAAAGATGATCGAGCCCGAGCTTGTCATCGAAGCGATGGAAGACAGTCTCGCCCGCGCGGCGAAGTCGCGTTACGGCGCGGAAATGGATATCCGCGTATCCATTGATCGCAAGACCGGCAACGCGACCTTTACCCGCGTCCGGACCGTGGTCGAGGATGAAGAGGTCGAGAATTATCAGGCCGAATTCAACCCTGAGCAGGCGAAACCCTATTTCGAGCCGCAGAAAAGCGGTCAGAGCGTCTGGCTGCGCGAAGGCGCCCCGGTCGAGGATTTCGCCGGTGGTCCGCAGATCGGCGATGTGTTTCAGGAACAGGTTCCCCCGGTCGAACTGGGCCGGATCGCCGCGCAAAGCGCCAAGCAGGTCATCCTGCAACGCGTCCGCGAGGCCGAGCGTGACCGCCAGTATGAAGAATTCAAGGACCGCGCCGGGACCATCATCAATGGCATCGTCAAGCGCGAGGAATACGGCAATATCGTGGTCGATGTCGGCCGTGGTGAGGCAATTCTGCGCCGCAACGAAAAGATCGGCCGGGAAAGCTATCGCCCGAATGACCGTATCCGCGCCTATGTGAAGGATGTGCGCCGCGAAACCCGTGGCCCGCAGATCTTCCTGTCGCGAACCGATCCGCAATTCATGGCGGAACTGTTCAAGATGGAAGTGCCGGAGATCTATGACGGCGTGATCGAGATCAAGGCCGTCGCCCGCGATCCGGGCAGCCGCGCCAAGATCGCCGTGATTTCCTATGACAACTCCATCGACCCGGTCGGGGCCTGCGTCGGTATGCGCGGTTCCCGTGTTCAGGCCGTTGTGGGTGAGTTGCAGGGCGAAAAGATCGATATCATTCCGTGGTCAGAAGATCAGGCGACATTCCTTGTGAACGCTCTGCAACCGGCAGAGGTCGCAAAGGTCGTTGTCGATGAAGAGGCCGTGCGCATCGAGGTCGTTGTGCCGGAAGAACAGCTTAGCCTCGCCATCGGCCGCCGCGGTCAGAATGTGCGTCTGGCAAGCCAGTTGACCGGTCTCGATATCGACATCCTGACCGAGGAAGAAGAATCCAAGCGTCGTCAGGCGGAATTCAACGCCCGCACCAAGCTGTTCATGGATAATCTGGATCTGGACGAATTCTTCGCTCAGCTTCTGGTCGCCGAGGGCTTCACCAATCTGGAAGAAGTCGCCTATGTCGAGCAGGATGAGCTGCTGTCCATCGACGGTGTCGATGAAGGCACTGCGGATGAGCTTCAGGCCCGCGCCCGCGATGTCATCGAAGCCGCGAATCGTGAGGCTCTGGAAAACGCCCGCAAGCTGGGTGTCGAGGATAGTCTGGTTGAATTCGAAGGCCTGACACCCCAGATGGTAGAGGCTCTGGCCAAGGATGGCGTGAAAACGCTTGAAGATTTCGCCACCTGCGCGGATTGGGAACTGGCCGGAGGCTGGACTACGGTTGACGGACAGCGCGTCAAGGATGAAGGCCTGCTGGAACCGTTCGGCGTTTCGCTTGAGGATGCTCAGGATATGGTGATGACCGCCCGCGTCATGCTGGGCTGGGTCGACCCGACCGAGCTTGCCGGTGAAGAACCCGCCGAAGACGCGGATACCGAATCCGAGGAGGCCGGGGCCTGA
- the fahA gene encoding fumarylacetoacetase yields the protein MSQKTESWVESANTPDCEFPIQNLPYGVFSVNGDAPRCGVAIGDLVVDLAACERAGLLDAGGTFSAGQLNDFIALGSEKWAELREALTGLLAVGGNTDLPTHPMQDVTMHLPIRVTEYTDFYASRNHAFNVGVLFRGPENALPAQWTHMPIGYNGRASSVIVSGTDVIRPKGQLRTDGGPVWGPCKRLDLELEIGAIVGAETRLGESVDVETADRMIFGYVLLNDWSARDIQAWEYQPLGPFQSKAFATTISPWIVTSAALEPFRSEGAARDNELLPYLQEKKPGLYDINLSWSLNDHVLSRTNYNVMYYSSAQQLAHHTSSGCPMRVGDLLGSGTISGPTRESTGALLEMTEGGKNPVDLGPETRSFIQDGDTITLAGYAQADGYRIGFGPCTGTVKPARD from the coding sequence ATGTCACAGAAAACAGAAAGCTGGGTTGAAAGCGCCAATACGCCGGATTGCGAATTTCCGATCCAGAACCTGCCATATGGCGTATTCTCGGTTAACGGCGACGCACCCAGATGCGGCGTCGCGATCGGTGATCTTGTGGTGGATCTGGCCGCATGTGAACGCGCGGGGCTTCTCGATGCCGGAGGGACGTTCTCGGCGGGTCAGTTGAATGATTTCATCGCGCTTGGCAGCGAAAAATGGGCCGAGTTGCGCGAGGCGCTGACCGGATTGCTGGCGGTTGGCGGCAATACCGACCTGCCCACCCATCCGATGCAGGATGTCACCATGCATCTGCCGATCCGGGTGACGGAATATACCGATTTCTACGCTTCGCGAAATCACGCCTTCAATGTGGGTGTGCTGTTCCGTGGCCCGGAAAACGCGCTGCCTGCACAGTGGACGCATATGCCCATCGGCTATAACGGCAGGGCCTCATCGGTGATCGTGTCGGGTACGGATGTGATCCGACCGAAAGGGCAGCTCAGGACAGATGGCGGGCCGGTCTGGGGGCCCTGCAAGCGGCTTGATCTGGAACTGGAGATCGGCGCAATCGTGGGTGCCGAGACCCGTCTGGGCGAGAGTGTGGATGTGGAAACCGCGGATCGGATGATCTTCGGCTATGTGCTGCTGAATGACTGGTCCGCCCGCGATATTCAGGCATGGGAGTACCAGCCGCTTGGCCCCTTCCAGTCCAAGGCTTTCGCCACCACGATCAGCCCGTGGATCGTCACCAGCGCCGCGCTTGAACCGTTCCGCAGCGAGGGTGCAGCGCGGGACAATGAGTTGCTGCCCTATCTTCAGGAAAAAAAGCCCGGCCTTTACGATATCAACCTGTCATGGTCGCTGAACGATCATGTCCTCAGCCGGACGAATTACAATGTGATGTATTATTCCAGTGCGCAGCAACTAGCGCATCACACCTCTTCCGGCTGTCCGATGCGGGTCGGTGATCTTCTGGGCAGCGGTACGATTTCCGGGCCAACGCGCGAATCGACCGGCGCCTTGCTTGAGATGACCGAGGGAGGCAAGAACCCGGTCGATCTCGGCCCGGAAACGCGCAGCTTCATTCAGGACGGCGATACGATCACGCTGGCCGGTTATGCGCAGGCCGACGGTTATCGTATCGGCTTCGGTCCCTGCACCGGTACGGTCAAACCCGCACGGGACTGA